DNA sequence from the Terriglobales bacterium genome:
GTCCTCCACGTGACGCTTGAAGCCGTTGTTATGAAAGACCGGATCGTTCATCTCCGTATCGACCCAGCCGGGCGCGACGCAATTGACGCGGATCTGGGGCGCCAGTTCCGTGGCCAGTGACTTGGCAAAGCTGATCTGGCCCCCCTTGGAGGCGGCGTAGTTGGAATAACCGGCCTCGCCGCGCTGGCCCGCGGTCGAGCTGACCACCACGATGGAGCCGCGCCCGCGCGCTTTCATGCAGGGAACGACCGCGCGACAACAGGTAAAGGTGCCGCGCAGGTTGGCATCGAGCACACGGTCCCAAAGCTGTTCCGACATTTCCTCGACCGGCGCGCCTTCCCAGATGCCGGCATTGGCGACCAGAATATCTACCTGGCCGAAGTGTTCAAGCGCAGTGTCCACCAGGCGCTCGGCAACTTCGCAGCGGCTGATGTCGCCTTGCACGCAGACAGCTTCGATGCCCAGTTCGCGCGCGGCGCGTACCGCGAGGTCCGCCTCACGGTCATGCGTGAGGTAGTTCACAATCACGTGTGCGCCGGCTTCCGCGAGGCGCTCGACGGTGGCACGACCGATTCCGCGCGAGCCGCCGGTGACGATGGCCACGCGGTCGCGCAACAGGTCTTTGGGGAGCCGGATGGCCTGATCCACTGCCTGGGTTTGTTCCATTTGAACCTCTCCTAGTTAGCGGCGCGCGCCAGCCGCGGGCCCGCGATCGGAACCGCTGGATGGGCCGGACGCCAGAGCGCGGCGGTGATGAACGGCGCGAGCTGGTCCATATCGGCCAGAAAGCCGTCATGGCCATGCGCCGACTTCAGCTCGGCATAGTCGCAGGCGTGTCCCGCCGAGCGAATACGCTGCGCCAGATCGCGAACGTCCTGCGGCGGAAACAGCCAGTCCGACGAGATTCCGACCAGCAGCGTGCGCGCGCGAATGCGCCGTAGCGCTTCGCGTTCCGAGTCGTAGCCGCGCGCCAGGTCGAAGGTGTCCATCGCTTTCGAGAGCACGATGTAGCTGTTGGCGTCGAAGCGCGCTATGAACTTGTCGCCCTGGTGATCCAGATAGCCGGCGACATCGAACCGGTCCGAATAGGAACGGTAGGGGTCTTCACCGTTGCGGTTGGGACGGCGCGCGAAGCGCTCGGCGAGCAATTCCGGCGACTTGTACGACAGCATGGCGATGCCGCGGGCAAGAGCAAGCCCCGCCTGGGGCCCCTCGCCGGGCGCGTATCGTCCGTCGCGGAACGAGGGATCCAACTGGATGGCGAGGCGCTGGAGATGGTTCAACGCCAAACCCATGGCCGAAAGCGGCGCTGCGCCGATGACGATGGAGCGCTCCACGCGCTGCGGAAAATCCACCGCCCACTGCAGGGCCTGCATGCCGCCGATCGATCCGCCCACCACGGTGTGCAGGCGCTCGATGCCCAGCTGATCGAGGACGCGCGCCTGCGCGCGCACCATGTCGCGGATGCTGACCAGCGGGAAGTCCGGACCATAGGTGATGCCGGTCACAGGATTGAGTGAGGCCGGCCCGGTGGATCCGTAGCAGGAACCGACGAGGTTTGCGCCGATCACGCAGTAGCGCGAGGTGTCGAAGACGCCCGGGAACAGCTCGGGCCACCAGTCGGCCACGCGGGCCGAACCGGAGAGCGCGTGGCAGACCAGGATGGCATTGTCGCGGCGGCGGTTAAGTTCGCCGTAGAGCGCGTAACGCACCTCGGGGGAATGAAGTTCACCACCGGCTTCGAGGCGGAATGTTCCCTCGAGCCTGCAGTTCGCTTCGACGGTGGGTTCAATGGCAGCCATGCTTAGTCTCCCGCGGCCTGCAACCCCGCTTCACGGGTGGCGGTCGCCGATTTCGCGCTTCCCTTCCCCAAGGCCTGGTCAAGGTCGGCGATGATGTCGCGCACGTCTTCGATGCCGACCGACAAGCGCACCAGCTCCGGCGTAACACCGGTGGAGCGCTGTTCCTCGTCGCTGAGTTGCTGGTGGGTAGTGGAGGCGGGATGAATGACCAGCGACTTGGCGTCGCCGATATTGGCGAGCAGGCTGAAAAGTTCAAGAGAGTTGATGAGCGCTCGCCCCGCTTCGTAGCCTCCGCGAATACCGAAGGTGACCAGCGAGCCCGCGCCCTTGGGCAGATATTTTTTCGCACGCTCGTAATACCTTCCCTGCGGCAGCGCGGGATAGTTGACCCACTCCACCTCGGGATGGGTTTTTAGAAAACGCGCGACTTCGAGCGCGCTCTGGGAATGACGCTGCATGCGAAGGTGCAGAGTCTCGACACCCTGCAACAGCAGAAAAGAATTGAACGGCGACAAGCAAGCACCGGTGTCGCGCAGGCCCTGCACGCGCGCCTTGATGATGAACGCGGCGGGGCCGAAAGCTTCGGTATAGCTGACGCCGTGGTAAGACGGGTCCGGCTCGACGAAGTCGCGGTAGCGGCCGGAGGCTTTCCAATCGAACTTTCCGCTATCGACGATCACGCCGCCGATGGAGGTTCCGTGGCCGCCGATGAACTTGGTGGCGGAATTCACGACGATGTCAGCGCCCCATTCGATGGGACGGCAGAGCGCAGGCGACGGACAGGTGTTGTCCACCACGAAGGGCACGTCCTGCTCATGCGCGATGGCGGCCAAGCGCTCGAGATCGGGAATGTCGAGCTTGGGATTGCCGAGGCTCTCGGCGTACACCGCCTTGGTACGCGAATTGATGGCGGCACGCAGGCCGTCGTAGTCCTCGGCGTCGACAAAGCGCACCTTGATGCCAAGCTTCGGAAGCGTGTAGTGAAACAGGTTGTAGGTGCCGCCGTACAGCGACGTGGTGGAGACGATTTCGTCGCCGGCCGACGCCAGGGTAATGATGACGAGCGTCTCGGCAGCCTGGCCGGAGGCGAGCGCCAACCCGGCGATTCCGCCTTCGAGCGCGGCAATGCGCTTCTCCAAGACGTCCGAGGTCGGGTTCATGATGCGGGTATAGATATTGCCGAACTCCTTCAGGGCGAAGAGCCGCGCGGCATGGTCGGCGTCGTCGAAGGTATAGGAGGTGGTCTGGTAAATGGGCACGGCGCGCGCCTTGGTTGCGGGATCCGGTGACTGCCCGCCATGCACCGCCAGGGTGTCGAAATGTCTAGCAGGGTTGCCGTTGTCGCTCATCGCTGTCTCCTGGGCTGAAGGTTGGCGCAAAAAGAAACGACCCACGATCCTGGTGGACCGTGGGTCGCCTGAATCTTGGCGGCTAATTTTTCAATTTCAGCCGCTGGTTCGCGCCCACAGGCCACGAGGCATGCACATAATCATGGTGCACATGGCCATGGTCGTGTTGTGGGCGACGTCGAACATGAAAAAACAGTATACCCGTCGAAAATTTTCTGTCAATACAGCGTCATGTGAGCTGCGTCACTCGCGGGAGTGAGTCAGCCATCGCGCTTTGTCCCTAGCCGCGGGGCGCAGGCCGCGCCGCATCGTCCGGATGCGCGGTGCGCGACTCGGCATAGGCCGCATAGAAGACCATGCCGCCCATGACCAGGAACACAGCCAAGGCGATCAGCGCCATGAACAGGATCGGCATGAATATAGTTTGGACCCCTGCGGAACAGGGTTCCGTGACGGGAGTCACCGGCCGGAGTGATCTCTGCTTTCGCCTATTGGGAACGCGCCAAGAGCTCCCCTGCCAGCGAAGGTTGGCCGGCATAGAGGGGCTGGTTCACGTAGACCGCTTTCCCGCCGCTCTCAATCAGCAGCCAGGTATGTTCCTTGAGATTGCGTTCGAGGTATTGCGCAGCGGCTTTTCGCTGTTCCTGCGGAACCACCAGGAAGACGCGCACCGGCGAAAGCCAGTAGGCATGAAACGTGGTGTCGGTAAAAAAAATCTTGGGCGCGTCCGGATAATACGAACCTAATTCGAGGTTGTTGTACCTTCCGTCCCAAATCAGCAACTGGCGATGCGTGTAAAAAGATACGCTGGAGGCAGGATCAAATTCTCCGCATACGAAAATCTGGTCGCCGGTGCGGAGGTGTTGCAAGATCGCTTCCGCCATGAACCGCGACGACATATGCGGCTCGAAAACTCCGTAGGCAAGGTTGGCCGCGAAGACGAACACGCCCATGGTGACGCCGAGCACCAGCGTGCCGGCCATGATGCGACGGGTTCGGCCGATGAGCCAGGTAGCTCCAAATCCAACCGAGAAACAGGCGGCAGCGATCAAGGCGGGCGTGCGCAGGTCGGCGAAGGCCTGCGGCGTCAGGTCGAACAGGTGTCCCATGCTGAGGCGGTAGAAATCGTTGGGATGGGTCTTCAGCAGGGTAGAGATATCGCCGGTGGCGCGAACGCGAGAGGCTTGCCACACCGCCCACGCCAGAACTCCCCCGAGCGCGACTCCGATGATGGCAAGGACACCCTGCAGGCGCGGAAGCCATTTGTCGGGGCGCTCTTCAGCGCGGGCAATGCCGAGCCCAATCAGAATGGCAACCGCCGGCCAACCGCCGAACGAGTAGTACTCCATGCGGGAACCGACCACGAGCGAGAAAAACCCGAACACAACCGCAAACCAGGCGAACAGCAACAGCCGCGCTTGGGCTTCCACGCTGGTCTGCTTGAACCAGGTGCGCACGGATGGAATTTGCTTGATCGCGAGCGGCAGGAATACGCTCCAGGGAAAGAACCAGGCCAGGTGGGCCGCCCACCAGATGGGCAGCGGTGTGGCGTCGTAGTCGGGAGGCCAACGCGTTCCTATAGCACGCTTGAAGTGCTCATTGATGAAGTACGACCATAGGAAACCGGGGGCGCGCAATTCGGCGATCAAGTGCCATGGAACGGCAATGACAAGGAAAATCAGCGTGCTGGAAAAAGGACGGAGCTCGCGCCAGCGCTTCCATCCGCGCGTCAAAATCAGGAACCCGAGGATGGTTGCCACGGGAAACACAACGCCGATCAAACCGCGGGTGAGGACGGCGCAAGCGGTGAGAACGGCGACGCTGTAGGCCGCGAATCGTGAAGGCAGCGATCCCGTCCAACCACGCAGGAAAACATAAAATATGGCGGTGAATTCCAGCGCATAGATGGCTTCCGGGATCATGATGCGGGTGAACATGAACATGCCCACGCTGGTGGCAGTCACCAGGCCGGCGTAGAGTCCGGCTCGTTCACCAAAGAAGCGGCGCGCAAATTCGAAGGCCATGAGCGTGAGGCCGATCATCGCCAGTGCTACGGGAAGGCGAGTGGCGAACTCGGTCTGGCCGAAGATTTTGTAGTCGAGCGCGACCATCCAGTAGTGGATCGGCGCCTTCTGCAGGTAGCGCACGCCGTTGAGGAACATGACGACGTAGTCGCCGCGCTGGAGCATTTCGCGCGAGACGAGCGCGTGGGAAGCGTCGGCGTCGTCGAGCAGCGCCGGATGCGAGGCCGTGCCCAGGTACACCGCAGCCGAGAGCAGCAGCAGGAACCACGGAGCCCAGCGTCGCGCTGTCGAGTGGGTAGAAGCTGGTTCCGGTTCGGCGAGGGTGGTTTCAGTTGTCGAAGACAGGGTAGCCATCGCAGGTCAGAGTGAAATCATAACAGGTTGCCGATCTGCGGAACGTCATCCGCACTCGATGCGGCGTTGAAAATTCGCGACGCGGCCAGGCCGGGATGCGGCACTTCCGACCGTGACAGCAATCCTTCCTTCAGGGCGCGCTCACGGCATTCGGCGATGGAATGGCCACCTGCTCGACAATTTCGACGCCGAAACCTTCCAGCGCCACAACCTTGCGAGGATGATTGGTGAGCAGGCGAATGCGACGAAGATTGAGGTCGGAAAGTACCTGGGCCCCGATTCCGATTTCGCGCTGCGTCTTGCGCTCGCTTTCGGGCAAAGCCGGAAGGCGATGTTCGCGATGGAAGGTGAGCACCGGCTTGTCGCCAAGCTTTTCGCGGGTGAATCCCTTCGACCCGTGGTGCAGATAGATGATCGCTCCCAGGCCTTCTTCGGCGATCCGCTGCATGGATCCTTCAATCACGTTATGGCAGCCGCACCAGGTGGCGCCGAAAACGTCGCCCAGCAGGCAGTGCGAGTGCATGCGGACGAGCACCGGGCCGGCGGCATGTTCGACGTCGCCGCGCAGCAGCGCGATGTGCGATTCGCCGCCATCCACCTCGCTTTCGTAGGCGATCATGCG
Encoded proteins:
- a CDS encoding SDR family NAD(P)-dependent oxidoreductase, producing the protein MEQTQAVDQAIRLPKDLLRDRVAIVTGGSRGIGRATVERLAEAGAHVIVNYLTHDREADLAVRAARELGIEAVCVQGDISRCEVAERLVDTALEHFGQVDILVANAGIWEGAPVEEMSEQLWDRVLDANLRGTFTCCRAVVPCMKARGRGSIVVVSSTAGQRGEAGYSNYAASKGGQISFAKSLATELAPQIRVNCVAPGWVDTEMNDPVFHNNGFKRHVED
- a CDS encoding homoserine O-acetyltransferase — its product is MAAIEPTVEANCRLEGTFRLEAGGELHSPEVRYALYGELNRRRDNAILVCHALSGSARVADWWPELFPGVFDTSRYCVIGANLVGSCYGSTGPASLNPVTGITYGPDFPLVSIRDMVRAQARVLDQLGIERLHTVVGGSIGGMQALQWAVDFPQRVERSIVIGAAPLSAMGLALNHLQRLAIQLDPSFRDGRYAPGEGPQAGLALARGIAMLSYKSPELLAERFARRPNRNGEDPYRSYSDRFDVAGYLDHQGDKFIARFDANSYIVLSKAMDTFDLARGYDSEREALRRIRARTLLVGISSDWLFPPQDVRDLAQRIRSAGHACDYAELKSAHGHDGFLADMDQLAPFITAALWRPAHPAVPIAGPRLARAAN
- a CDS encoding homocysteine synthase, which codes for MSDNGNPARHFDTLAVHGGQSPDPATKARAVPIYQTTSYTFDDADHAARLFALKEFGNIYTRIMNPTSDVLEKRIAALEGGIAGLALASGQAAETLVIITLASAGDEIVSTTSLYGGTYNLFHYTLPKLGIKVRFVDAEDYDGLRAAINSRTKAVYAESLGNPKLDIPDLERLAAIAHEQDVPFVVDNTCPSPALCRPIEWGADIVVNSATKFIGGHGTSIGGVIVDSGKFDWKASGRYRDFVEPDPSYHGVSYTEAFGPAAFIIKARVQGLRDTGACLSPFNSFLLLQGVETLHLRMQRHSQSALEVARFLKTHPEVEWVNYPALPQGRYYERAKKYLPKGAGSLVTFGIRGGYEAGRALINSLELFSLLANIGDAKSLVIHPASTTHQQLSDEEQRSTGVTPELVRLSVGIEDVRDIIADLDQALGKGSAKSATATREAGLQAAGD
- a CDS encoding glycosyltransferase family 39 protein — translated: MATLSSTTETTLAEPEPASTHSTARRWAPWFLLLLSAAVYLGTASHPALLDDADASHALVSREMLQRGDYVVMFLNGVRYLQKAPIHYWMVALDYKIFGQTEFATRLPVALAMIGLTLMAFEFARRFFGERAGLYAGLVTATSVGMFMFTRIMIPEAIYALEFTAIFYVFLRGWTGSLPSRFAAYSVAVLTACAVLTRGLIGVVFPVATILGFLILTRGWKRWRELRPFSSTLIFLVIAVPWHLIAELRAPGFLWSYFINEHFKRAIGTRWPPDYDATPLPIWWAAHLAWFFPWSVFLPLAIKQIPSVRTWFKQTSVEAQARLLLFAWFAVVFGFFSLVVGSRMEYYSFGGWPAVAILIGLGIARAEERPDKWLPRLQGVLAIIGVALGGVLAWAVWQASRVRATGDISTLLKTHPNDFYRLSMGHLFDLTPQAFADLRTPALIAAACFSVGFGATWLIGRTRRIMAGTLVLGVTMGVFVFAANLAYGVFEPHMSSRFMAEAILQHLRTGDQIFVCGEFDPASSVSFYTHRQLLIWDGRYNNLELGSYYPDAPKIFFTDTTFHAYWLSPVRVFLVVPQEQRKAAAQYLERNLKEHTWLLIESGGKAVYVNQPLYAGQPSLAGELLARSQ